One Arachis hypogaea cultivar Tifrunner chromosome 18, arahy.Tifrunner.gnm2.J5K5, whole genome shotgun sequence genomic window, acagaaacatcatccatactcatacgagcatgaggatagatgttctttcggacgaacgcaagagcgtccgcctcaccagaagcgccagactctaaggtcttgcgcttctttgGCTCTGGTTCGGGAGTAGATCGGACGGAAGGGGGTGGCAGAGAGGAAGTAGAGGAAGAAATTACGATAGGCTGAGAAggagtcccaacgttccgaggaggaggaggaggagagacaaCCATCCTAACACCCCCAGACCTGGCTCGAGACTTTGCCTTGGCTTCCTGAACCCTCTGGTAAGACTCTTGAGCGTTTTTCTTTGCCATCTCTACAAAAAAACAAATTGGTAGCCGAAATCAGACAAAGTCGGTAAAAGAAATTGCAAGTCGGAAATaagcaagaaacacaaaaagctacctaattgtgactggacaaaggacggcgacccctggagaaattttttagtatccaagtatggggccctcccccacgcttctcggaggaaccccacaatggctgcttcTACCTCAGTTAAatcatccagaccatatttctcgcaaggggaggcctccagccaatataaaggaaatcggggagaagaatgatcatccagaaaaaaggggtggtgaccctctacagcttgcactttgaaaaagtagttcttgaagtcatgaaaggactcgtcaaaaagggtaaaaagtctccgaccttgtatggctcggaacgacacccactgttgtttattgtttagcccactgaagggttttgtcatatggaaaagatggaagaaaatctttaaagaagtcgggaactctaaagcctggctgataaattgataaaatttcaaaaaaccccaagagttgggtgAAGCTGGGTGGGAGCGACTCGACAGTGACGCAAAACAGATATCTCAAAAttcgaaaaaggaagaaaaacacccaaacgggtgatcatgcactcgtacataaagaaaaaatgaggggccgcctcatcgactcttccaaaacaaacccggtcttcaggacccgggactaccaattCGTATTTTGGTTCGTCatcctcagaagtacaaattctgtgaTGAGTGCGAAGGTTGGTAATGAACTCAGAATCGACTGAGGGCTCCTCCCCTaagaccgtgacatcaacccagtGAGAGAGAGCATCTACAGAAGccatttctttttataaaaagaGGGGGATAACAAACCTACAAGGGGAAAAGAAATGTCAccaacacggtctctaaagggaggagGATGCGAAACTAAAGTCTACAAATCAAATTTATCTACAAAGGCATATTaaagaactaacctttatccgGAAATAAGGGTTGGAAGCAAAAAGCCTTTGAAGACGCAAGAACGCAGCACGAACGAAGGCAAGGAAAATTTGAaagatcgcagaaacgaaacaacgaaagagagggaaaataTTTATAAGAACGTTAGGGGCATAACGGTAAAATCGGGGCAATCATTAATAaggatgcaccgttaccaaggctattaaatccctacgcacacccctaacggacacgacgcttgattagacgtaactgtcagaaccaaaaggtcacaaaaaatcacgtcggttttcaAACCATCACATCGGTCCTCTCACAaatcggctacgaccccgagttgaatactcgaacccaactcttaaaaataaattgggctcgagtaggggcactgttcataccctggcccaataaataggacccaggatccaagcaaagaagcccaacccaaaggggtTGGCCCTCCCCCAGTACCGGCCTTCATccccagaagtcggtactgaacacgacctactccaaagaagtcggatacgagggttagctggcagataacactcattcgaatgagtaaccacccctagaaactctctaaccacttcatagagccatatcttaacctccctaagatatgggaacggttatccacctaaaaaggtggcactacttcagcggtggttattggttcacctccataaataccctgacatccctcaggtatcactaagtcccAATACATTCTCAacttgctcacactcttgctaacttaggcatcggagtgtcattgcaggtaccacccccattctccCAGACGCGCAAGTCGAACGGAGGAACACTGAGTTTCAGGTGCACCAGCTGGCCACCTCCCTCACACGTTTGGGTCAACCAACGTCATTCGGCccactaatctccggttacccatcgtaacaaatAGTAAAATTGGTAGAAtgccaattaattttttaatttatgaagtGAACGCCGAAGCTAAAAGCAAAAGTTACAATTTGTTGCTTCTGCTGAACGGGAGTTTAAACTCAGAATCATGTTCgcgtttagaaaaaaaaatagccaaaTAAAAATTAGCGCGTTCAATCTTTTTGAACACGCTTCTTGTGCTACCAACGTATTTACTAAACACACCCTAATTAGGTCAGGTAACAATACTCGTTCAATTTAGCTTGTAgccttgttttttctttttgggcTTAGGCCCATACgtaagtaaacaaaaaaaaaaagaaacattataATAGCTCCATTGACCAAAAACCACGAAAGACATTATAGCTCCCAAGAATGTTGAATTGATCCTACGGCAAGAAACTAGAAAGAATGACTATAGGATATGATGAAGCAAAGAGAAATTATTGAATGCTTTTTAGACTACATTGAAAAATGATACTAAGCATATCGATCAAATTTGCCCCTCTTTTTATGGGTTAGATATATTAATCACATAAAATAttgtatcaaattaattattcatGGTTGAAATCAATGAGTTCTATAGTATCCAACGCCGTCCCTTCAAAATCATTCATCATTCTTCGTGGTTGACCCCGAAATCCGAGTGTCTCTTATTTTATCCATTCTGAGGTAGCAAATGGCAGTCACGTACtggatttttaaaaagaattgtTAATGAGCATGCAACTTTCAAACGTCGGTGTTCACCCATTGCTCACTACCGGCACTTATCCCTATTTATttctataaaattaatttaaaatcatataaatcagtaaaacaaaaagaaaatgacAGGAATGAGGTAGGCACGTTACTTTCGAGTTTCAAATTAAAGAATAGCGAATAACAACATAATATGTGTGAATAATGTCTACTCATGACAATGAAATGATCTGCTAGTGACTAGTAGTATAAATATCTCAACTTCCATTCATCATGTATTGTATTTGTATCATGTGTCAAAATAAGTACAATACAAGTTGGGTGGAGATTAGTCTtactaattattcaaatttcagtgttctttttatttatcctcAAAGACTCAAAAAGTTAAGGGCACCAAAAAATTCAAAGTTGAGGggatttattgatttattttaaacTGCTTTGTTTTGAGTCAGTCAAAGACCATAAGAAGCGGCACGAATCACGTGAATTGAATTGAGAAAGccgtctaatttttttatttcgtaTGATTTCGAATTTTCCACTCGGCAATTGGCAGCGGTTGTGCCTACTCAATATTCATATTCTTTTTAAGGAATACTCAATATTTCCACTTAATTATATATtccttaattaattttaattttaaggtaAGAAAGAAAAACGCGTGGTTTACGGGGCCAGGTGTCCAAATCATACTTGGGCTACTTGACAACCATGGAGCTAAGCTAAATATTTCAGCTTACTGGCCCACCCAAAAAATAATACTATTAACACGTATTCAGCCATCGTCTGCTGTATTCTTCTTACTGTGCAAATTCTAATTTAACTAGCTGTCCACCCGCGCCTCCGCGCGGTAAACATGGAAGAAGTAATGCTTCGTATTGGCAAAATTTGTATCGACATGTGTGAGTATGAATAACAAAGTTTGaaacttaattttaatatttattagggTTAatttgaagatgataagcttGCGATGTAGTACATTGCAAAGCATTAATGCCATATAATTATAATGGAGTAATAGATTAGACAATATGTGTAGGTCATAATTGGGAATTATTTATACAATGAGTTTGTCGTTATGGCTGTATTAATAGACACAATTTATGATAAGAAAATATTTGTGTGCGTGTTAGTGTTTGATCAATTATCGACGCATTTCATATTTGTCATGAATATTTGTGAAAGAAGTTGGTTGGATGAGTTGTTTTTGCAAGTGATTCCAAAGGTATAATGAATCCATTATATGGAACCtaatattaaaaatgataaatatatttatagacATAGAGATCATACATGGTTTGCTCAAAATGAACTTCTGAAGTTGTGTAAACAGGCCATCCCCTGAAATGATATCAACAATGAGTTTTTAGCATGTTGAGAAaggttacttttttttttgttagaaatgTCAAAAACAGAGGATACATGAAAAGTGACAATTTTTATATGCAATTACTTTCGTAAATTATTGGTGAAGTTATGAAGATAGCTTTATAGAATGTAGGATTAAGGGCTAATTGTTATTATCGATAGAAGAAAATATTAGATGTAGTTGACCTAAGATAACAATATAGATATAGAAAGACATATATAGAAATGGGATTGTAAATTTGAATACGATAGTTGTAATATGGTAATCTGGAAGGTTTGATGTTACCTGATTATTTAGTCAATAGAGTATGCATTTTCAGAATGAGATGAAATGTTCCTAAAGACTTCGTAATAAACCACATTCCTTGTTTCAGTTGAGTTGTTTGAATCATCATGTGAGATCACAATCTTCAAACCATTTTTACTTGTGACGCGCGAGACGGCAACATAAAGCTGCCCATGTGTGAAGACAGGGTGTTTAAGAAGCAATCCAACCTGATTTAAAGATTGTCCTTGACTTTTATTAATAGTCATGGCGTAGGACAGTATCAGTGGGTATTGTCTCCGTTGAAATTTAAAGGGTAATCTTACATCAGAGGGAGTCAAAGTCATCCTAGGAATGAGAACTTTGTCACCAGCGTTGTCTCCTGATAACACCTCTGCTTGAATAATCTTTTCTCCTAATTTAGTGATGACTAATCTTGTGCCATTACAAAGTCCTGCTGAATGATCAATATTTCGAATAAGCATTACAGGGCATCCCTCTTTAAAATTGAGCTCATGATTTGGAAGACCTGAAGTTTTGATAGTTGCCAAAAATTCGGGAGTGTGAAGATTGTCAAACGTGTTATTACCACCTTTAAAGGAAGCTGAGTTACAACTTAGGTATGTTTTCATTTCGTGACTGTTCAAAGAAAGCATGTAGTGATTGACCTCTTCAACGATGTTAGTAGTTGGAGCTAATATTGCGCGACCTTGAAGATGACTAAAATCAGTCGAGTCTTTTAAGTAATCACCATAGatagcttgaacaattgcctcaATTGGATCATCAAATTCCTTTATAAGAAGCTCAGGTGGAATACTGATTACACTGGCACTATCTTCTAAGTTTCCTAGTTTTCCATCACCCACATCAAGAATCCAATTTGCAAATTTCCTTAAATCTTCAATGTTTTCATCTCCATTAGTAACTCTTAGACGCATATTTTGTGTTAACCTAAGTAGCTTACATTGTTGCCAAAGATAGGATGAATTGATTGATGCATTAACAATATCCTGCCTAGATCCTTTTGTTATCACTGGAAGTATTTGCCTAAAGTCTCCACCTAGAACAACTGTTTTTCCTCCAAAGCTTAATCCCGAGCTTGATTCATTGTTAACTCGTAACAAATCTCTCATCGTTCGATCTAGTGCCTCAAAACAGAATCTATTCATCATAGGAGCTTCATCCCAAATAATTAACTTTGTTCTTATGATTAATTCTGCCAAAGGAGTACCTTGTTTGATATTGCAAGTGGAATATTCATCTGGTGTGAGAGGAATTGCAAACCTAGAGTGTGCTGTTCTGCCTCCAGGCAATAAAAGAGATGCAATACCACTTGAAGCCACTGCTAACACAATTTCACCTTTTGATCTAAGTCCAGCTGCAAGAGTTTTCCAAATGAATGTCTTCCCAGTGCCACCATGTccatataagaaaaataattggcCACAATTCGAGTTAACTGCGTTAATGATCTGATCATGCACATGTCTTTGCTCTGTCGTCATTTGTAGTAAGTAATTTTCATATTGCTGAGCCAATGAACGTCGATCATAACGAAGCTCATCCATGATTAGTTTGTTCCGGGAGGCACCTTCTCTTACAGATTGAGTTATCTTGATATTGGGAAATGGCATTGTTGGGAAATCTCGCAATGATTTGCCATTGTGATTAAGATTTTCTTCTATCTCAAGTAAAGTCAACTGAGATAACTCGTCATCTGTCAAAACCATATCTGTATTGTATATAATGAACTATAAAGTTAGATACCATATGATATAGTATTATAGACTATTGTACAAATAAGCATGGTAATATTCCCAGAAAACTCaaataatgataatatatatttaagTAATTCGTAATCAATGTTGGTGATTGAGATGCAAGCAAGATATAACATGTTTCATGATTAATAATAGTTTAAGACAAAACCTTGTAATTGAAACATGTTCATGTGATTGTGAAGAATTCCATCAGCTAGCAAAGTCCAGCACTTGCTCCATACGACTTCTGGCCGAACCATTGAGTTTGACCATAATAGAGTTGCAAAAAGCTTCCGTAAATAATGACCAGATCCCCAATGGCTTGCTTCTTCAATGGCATCGATGTATTCTTGATCATCATCTAATAAGCCTCTTGCATAGCATGCATCTCTAAATGATGAGTACACAATATCCCTGTATGTTCTAAGATCTTTATAACTTGTTGGACCCTGAACAATGTTTAACAACATTCTAAGATAGTATAATTCTCCAGATGTTGGAGGGACAAAAAAGAGCCTTCCAATAACAGCATTTCTTTTCCTTGGTTCCCATATCCTGGCATTGCGCTTCCAAACAAATTTACTTGGGAACTCATTGTAAGTTAGCTGTCTTGCAATCTCGTATTTTTTATTTGCCTTGAACCACGCGACAAACATAGATTCTCGAACTGTCGCTTTATTTATAGTAGTTGACAAGTCATCTTCGTCTGCAAAGAGCACTGTCTGCTCATCTGGTAAGTGGAAGCTCAATCGTTCAACTGATGGCTTTCGATAGTGAATATTAAAAGCAAATATTCTCCATGCAGATTCACATGGAGAAATATACCGGCAATCATAAAACAACTTAATCTCATCAACAGGCTTAACAGTGGGATTATTGTCGTTTGAACTTGAATAAAAAGAAGCTGTCACTCGATCACTTCCCTTGTTAACATACTTAAAGAGATATTTTATGGAACGCGATTGATTGCACCATTCAACATTGATATGAGCTCCATATTTTAACAGCAAGTATCGATTATGCGGCACCACATAACGATTGTCTAGAGGAATTCCAGAAATGTCAATCGTTCGGCCATCATTGCGACGCCTATAAACTGGATATCCATCATGATCTACTGTCGTAAATTCAATAAACTTCTTCGGAAAATGTCGAGAACAACGTCCATTATCCATGCAAGGCGAATTTTTTCTAGCAATACCACATGGACCATGCATCATTTGACTCTTTACTGCTTCATAATATTTTGGGTCCAAAGTTGGATCCGGAATCTCAGCTGAAATAATCCTGTCAATATCTTCAGGAGCAGGAAACTTATCTTGAGCAGCGAGAAACAATAATATGTGTGCATGAGGCAATCCACGCTTTTGGAACTCAATTGTGTATATAACTGCAACGAAACAATTTGCAATATGTTAGTTAACCTGTACTTAAATAGCATGAAATGTTGTTATGATTAAACAAACTTTCTTGCATGTTACCTGCAGTCGACTTTCCGAATAATTTGTTTATGTGAATATCCTTAATCAACTTGTCCAACTTTGCCTTAAATAATCTGCAAACAGTATCAGGCCTATCTTCTGGCTTTAGATTATTCTCCTTGCAATAACGTTGAATCTCTTCCCATTGAGGATTGCAGGTAACTGTAATGAACAAATCTGGATACCCAATAGACCTGCATATTGCCATAGCATCTTGGTAATTTTGTATCATGTATCTGGCTCCCCCAGTAAAGGTTGCTGGTAGGACAACGCGTTTGCCTAGCGAGGCTGCTTCTGTTTCTCCATTAAGAACTGCATCTCTAAGGCCCTTGTAAATTTCAGCTCTTAGCTTTTTTTGCTTCGTATAGACGTATTTCAATCTTGCTGCTTCAACCATTGAGAATGCATCGACCAGGAATTGCTGAAACAGACGCCTAGAATATAGTAAAGCACCTTTGCATGATTGTCTGTGCTGAACTCGGAATGCAAAAAAGTCCCGCATACTAATGTTTGCATCTTCAgcatttgtatttttttgtggCCTATTCAATGGAATATTTTCACGCCAACCATCTTCCCCGTATGGAAACAACAGAGGATATTGTAGTGCCAAGTATGATGGATTTAGTTCTGAAACTCGCTGTAGTGCTCCTGATCTCGTTTCAACAATGATATCTCTCTCTTTCATTGACGCATCAAAATCTCCCACCACCAACCCTGCAATCTCATCAACAGACGGCAAATTATACCGTCTTCCATCCTTGCCTCGCTTTCCAATCAATTTAAGTCGAATATCGCGAATTGGATTGGATTTCATAACTTCGCGCATCATTCGGAATGTCTTTGCCAGCACGTTGTGGGTGTCAAGCATCTTCATAAGGTCAGCCACAATGGTTTTGTCTAGATGATCTGTGCTGTTATCAGAGCTGCAGTTCAAACAACATAATGATTATTAACTATAAATTGTCACTTAAGGTTCCAATCATTTTTTTTGGAATGTAGCTTTGTCATGGTTAGGTACCTAACAACAGCAGTTCTATTGTTGATTTCATTCTGTGTGTCATAAATATATAGTTGTGCAAATTTGGCAGGACTTCCCTCTTGTGGTAACAAACTACCCATCAAATGATAGTTTTGGCCATGAAGTAGGAATGTTGGCGGTCCTTTGCTGTGGTTAATGGATCTGTCAATCTTTCCGCCGAAAGACGTGAAAGCAAACATACTATTGTATGTACGGGTGTTCTTCTGAAAGTGGATGGATTTTTCATCACAACCTGATAGTAACTGATGAAGAATTTCCGGAGGTTGTTGGAGTACCGGTAATTCCACCTGCCCTTGACGACAACAGAGGCCAAATTTTGGAACTCTCTCATGACAGTGCTTGTTTAGGCGTTCTTCATACCAGAATGTGGCTCCACAATGTTGGCATTGATAATCAGGGTTGCCAAAGTCAAGATATGAGACTTCTAAAATAGCTAACACATGTTATGGTTATAACGGTTTCGGCTTGGTATAAAAATCAGATTGACTAAATGCAATACTACCTTCAGTGATCTCTTCAAGTTCATTGTCATCATCACAATGTTGTTCTGCTTGGCCTGCATCTAATTAATGAATATTCTATCAGTTGGGTGACTTCATAGTTTAAAATATGATATTAAGTTCCACAAATACATTGTTTTGTTTTAATACCCAAAAATAATGGTGCTGTTCCATAAATTTTGGGTGCACACCTGCTGTATCTTCTTCTTGAACTGTTTCATCTGCCTGAAGGTTTTGACTTGGTACTTGTATGCTATGGGCAAACTTCCCTCGTGCACTCGCTGCAATTTTTTAAGAAgcaaattacttttttttaagttaatataaaacaaaaaataatgataattttcACTTGTATTATGTGGTAGCTTAACACACTGTGGCAgaacttcaaaaatattttttaggagGCTGAAACTTTGACAAAGGAAATAC contains:
- the LOC112773204 gene encoding uncharacterized protein isoform X1, translated to MDLYNAKEARKHRHLILAEKRRRLSEDGQKENLCLQNWPNTTTKGSLHTLQEKLTSLKRKPLTPNFTGQQSDPITAHTSLGKTISSNRATEQHTICVVHRQNNATPVFRPTHAREQSEHLSDSIQCVQCLNMGEPHHETQSTTTNNHIATPAIVEDRSIRAKKASARRKFTHPIQGPSKNMRTAETVREEDEVVSVRGKFFHRIQVPSQNLQTDETVGEEDDAASARGKFAHSIQVPSQNLQADETVQEEDTADAGQAEQHCDDDNELEEITEAILEVSYLDFGNPDYQCQHCGATFWYEERLNKHCHERVPKFGLCCRQGQVELPVLQQPPEILHQLLSGCDEKSIHFQKNTRTYNSMFAFTSFGGKIDRSINHSKGPPTFLLHGQNYHLMGSLLPQEGSPAKFAQLYIYDTQNEINNRTAVVSSDNSTDHLDKTIVADLMKMLDTHNVLAKTFRMMREVMKSNPIRDIRLKLIGKRGKDGRRYNLPSVDEIAGLVVGDFDASMKERDIIVETRSGALQRVSELNPSYLALQYPLLFPYGEDGWRENIPLNRPQKNTNAEDANISMRDFFAFRVQHRQSCKGALLYSRRLFQQFLVDAFSMVEAARLKYVYTKQKKLRAEIYKGLRDAVLNGETEAASLGKRVVLPATFTGGARYMIQNYQDAMAICRSIGYPDLFITVTCNPQWEEIQRYCKENNLKPEDRPDTVCRLFKAKLDKLIKDIHINKLFGKSTAVIYTIEFQKRGLPHAHILLFLAAQDKFPAPEDIDRIISAEIPDPTLDPKYYEAVKSQMMHGPCGIARKNSPCMDNGRCSRHFPKKFIEFTTVDHDGYPVYRRRNDGRTIDISGIPLDNRYVVPHNRYLLLKYGAHINVEWCNQSRSIKYLFKYVNKGSDRVTASFYSSSNDNNPTVKPVDEIKLFYDCRYISPCESAWRIFAFNIHYRKPSVERLSFHLPDEQTVLFADEDDLSTTINKATVRESMFVAWFKANKKYEIARQLTYNEFPSKFVWKRNARIWEPRKRNAVIGRLFFVPPTSGELYYLRMLLNIVQGPTSYKDLRTYRDIVYSSFRDACYARGLLDDDQEYIDAIEEASHWGSGHYLRKLFATLLWSNSMVRPEVVWSKCWTLLADGILHNHMNMFQLQDMVLTDDELSQLTLLEIEENLNHNGKSLRDFPTMPFPNIKITQSVREGASRNKLIMDELRYDRRSLAQQYENYLLQMTTEQRHVHDQIINAVNSNCGQLFFLYGHGGTGKTFIWKTLAAGLRSKGEIVLAVASSGIASLLLPGGRTAHSRFAIPLTPDEYSTCNIKQGTPLAELIIRTKLIIWDEAPMMNRFCFEALDRTMRDLLRVNNESSSGLSFGGKTVVLGGDFRQILPVITKGSRQDIVNASINSSYLWQQCKLLRLTQNMRLRVTNGDENIEDLRKFANWILDVGDGKLGNLEDSASVISIPPELLIKEFDDPIEAIVQAIYGDYLKDSTDFSHLQGRAILAPTTNIVEEVNHYMLSLNSHEMKTYLSCNSASFKGGNNTFDNLHTPEFLATIKTSGLPNHELNFKEGCPVMLIRNIDHSAGLCNGTRLVITKLGEKIIQAEVLSGDNAGDKVLIPRMTLTPSDVRLPFKFQRRQYPLILSYAMTINKSQGQSLNQVGLLLKHPVFTHGQLYVAVSRVTSKNGLKIVISHDDSNNSTETRNVVYYEVFRNISSHSENAYSID
- the LOC112773204 gene encoding uncharacterized protein isoform X2 — its product is MDLYNAKEARKHRHLILAEKRRRLSEDGQKENLCLQNWPNTTTKGSLHTLQEKLTSLKRKPLTPNFTGQQSDPITAHTSLGKTISSNRATEQHTICVVHRQNNATPVFRPTHAREQSEHLSDSIQCVQCLNMGEPHHETQSTTTNNHIATPAIVEDRSIRAKKASARRKFTHPIQGPSKNMRTAETVREEDEVVSVRGKFFHRIQVPSQNLQTDETVGEEDDAASARGKFAHSIQVPSQNLQADETVQEEDTADAGQAEQHCDDDNELEEITEEVSYLDFGNPDYQCQHCGATFWYEERLNKHCHERVPKFGLCCRQGQVELPVLQQPPEILHQLLSGCDEKSIHFQKNTRTYNSMFAFTSFGGKIDRSINHSKGPPTFLLHGQNYHLMGSLLPQEGSPAKFAQLYIYDTQNEINNRTAVVSSDNSTDHLDKTIVADLMKMLDTHNVLAKTFRMMREVMKSNPIRDIRLKLIGKRGKDGRRYNLPSVDEIAGLVVGDFDASMKERDIIVETRSGALQRVSELNPSYLALQYPLLFPYGEDGWRENIPLNRPQKNTNAEDANISMRDFFAFRVQHRQSCKGALLYSRRLFQQFLVDAFSMVEAARLKYVYTKQKKLRAEIYKGLRDAVLNGETEAASLGKRVVLPATFTGGARYMIQNYQDAMAICRSIGYPDLFITVTCNPQWEEIQRYCKENNLKPEDRPDTVCRLFKAKLDKLIKDIHINKLFGKSTAVIYTIEFQKRGLPHAHILLFLAAQDKFPAPEDIDRIISAEIPDPTLDPKYYEAVKSQMMHGPCGIARKNSPCMDNGRCSRHFPKKFIEFTTVDHDGYPVYRRRNDGRTIDISGIPLDNRYVVPHNRYLLLKYGAHINVEWCNQSRSIKYLFKYVNKGSDRVTASFYSSSNDNNPTVKPVDEIKLFYDCRYISPCESAWRIFAFNIHYRKPSVERLSFHLPDEQTVLFADEDDLSTTINKATVRESMFVAWFKANKKYEIARQLTYNEFPSKFVWKRNARIWEPRKRNAVIGRLFFVPPTSGELYYLRMLLNIVQGPTSYKDLRTYRDIVYSSFRDACYARGLLDDDQEYIDAIEEASHWGSGHYLRKLFATLLWSNSMVRPEVVWSKCWTLLADGILHNHMNMFQLQDMVLTDDELSQLTLLEIEENLNHNGKSLRDFPTMPFPNIKITQSVREGASRNKLIMDELRYDRRSLAQQYENYLLQMTTEQRHVHDQIINAVNSNCGQLFFLYGHGGTGKTFIWKTLAAGLRSKGEIVLAVASSGIASLLLPGGRTAHSRFAIPLTPDEYSTCNIKQGTPLAELIIRTKLIIWDEAPMMNRFCFEALDRTMRDLLRVNNESSSGLSFGGKTVVLGGDFRQILPVITKGSRQDIVNASINSSYLWQQCKLLRLTQNMRLRVTNGDENIEDLRKFANWILDVGDGKLGNLEDSASVISIPPELLIKEFDDPIEAIVQAIYGDYLKDSTDFSHLQGRAILAPTTNIVEEVNHYMLSLNSHEMKTYLSCNSASFKGGNNTFDNLHTPEFLATIKTSGLPNHELNFKEGCPVMLIRNIDHSAGLCNGTRLVITKLGEKIIQAEVLSGDNAGDKVLIPRMTLTPSDVRLPFKFQRRQYPLILSYAMTINKSQGQSLNQVGLLLKHPVFTHGQLYVAVSRVTSKNGLKIVISHDDSNNSTETRNVVYYEVFRNISSHSENAYSID